In Mucilaginibacter boryungensis, a single window of DNA contains:
- a CDS encoding VanZ family protein: protein MLFKYHRPAILWALLILILCSISFGSVGHSHLFFPGFDKLVHCGLFFVLTVLMCNGFIRKHSTDNFAVIDALKVFIIALSYGALIEVLQLFVFTWRGAEWADLFSDAVGAGMGVFGTLVILYASTNAKN from the coding sequence ATGCTTTTTAAATATCACAGGCCCGCAATTTTGTGGGCCTTACTTATTTTAATATTGTGCAGTATATCATTCGGCTCGGTAGGGCATTCGCACCTATTTTTCCCGGGATTTGATAAACTGGTGCATTGCGGTTTATTTTTTGTATTGACCGTGTTGATGTGCAACGGCTTTATCAGAAAACACAGTACAGATAATTTTGCCGTTATTGATGCACTAAAAGTATTTATAATAGCGTTATCCTATGGTGCGCTAATAGAAGTACTGCAACTATTTGTTTTTACCTGGCGCGGCGCCGAGTGGGCTGATCTATTTTCAGACGCTGTTGGCGCAGGTATGGGAGTTTTTGGTACCTTAGTAATATTATACGCTTCAACAAATGCGAAAAATTAA
- a CDS encoding Gfo/Idh/MocA family oxidoreductase produces MSAPIVTGLMAYGMSGRIFQAPFLSTHPGFKLKAVVERSRKIMAGTYPGIVSYNTVDELLNDPEIELIVVNTPGYTHFDFARQALKAGKHVLIEKPVAATTAEFKALYDLSRETGNHVMVYQNRRWDSDFLAVKQVIESGRLGNLIEVNFRYDRYKPELSPKKFKEDATLPPNGLVYDLGPHLIDQAISLFGRPLSFRKITAIHRENSEVIDYFSFQLTYPNQLNVNLTSGLLIAGPLPSFVVHGTLGSFIKNRCDVQEEQLDKNMKPTDPAYGQEPAGCEGKLILADLDDKKHTEQITSLKGDYTHLFEAVYQTIRNNALYPITEEHIAWQMELLEAE; encoded by the coding sequence ATGTCTGCACCTATTGTAACCGGTTTAATGGCCTACGGCATGTCTGGCAGGATATTTCAGGCGCCATTTTTAAGTACGCACCCTGGCTTTAAATTGAAGGCAGTTGTTGAGCGCAGCCGGAAAATAATGGCTGGTACATATCCGGGTATTGTTAGTTATAATACTGTAGACGAGTTGCTGAACGACCCTGAAATTGAACTGATTGTAGTCAATACACCAGGGTATACCCACTTTGATTTTGCCCGGCAAGCTTTAAAAGCCGGGAAGCATGTGCTGATAGAAAAACCCGTAGCTGCTACCACTGCCGAATTTAAAGCTTTATATGATTTATCCCGCGAAACTGGTAACCACGTAATGGTATATCAGAACCGCCGTTGGGACAGCGATTTTTTAGCAGTTAAACAAGTAATAGAAAGCGGACGTTTGGGCAACCTGATAGAGGTTAATTTTAGGTATGACAGGTACAAACCCGAGTTAAGCCCTAAAAAGTTTAAGGAGGATGCAACCCTACCGCCCAATGGTTTAGTGTATGACCTTGGCCCGCATTTGATAGACCAGGCAATTAGTTTGTTTGGGCGACCGCTGTCTTTCCGCAAGATAACGGCTATTCATCGCGAAAATTCGGAAGTGATCGATTATTTCAGCTTTCAATTGACCTATCCAAACCAATTGAATGTAAATTTAACATCGGGTTTGCTGATAGCGGGGCCGCTGCCATCGTTTGTGGTGCATGGTACTTTGGGCAGCTTTATTAAGAATAGATGTGATGTGCAGGAAGAACAATTGGATAAAAATATGAAACCAACCGACCCAGCTTATGGGCAGGAGCCGGCTGGTTGCGAAGGCAAACTTATTTTAGCAGATTTAGATGACAAAAAACATACCGAACAAATTACATCGCTAAAAGGGGATTACACACATTTATTTGAAGCCGTTTATCAGACTATCCGTAATAACGCGTTATATCCTATAACTGAAGAACATATAGCCTGGCAGATGGAATTGCTGGAGGCTGAATAG
- a CDS encoding TlpA family protein disulfide reductase, with protein MKRILLLLILIATVSCIQAQKADTAVKPKPIAPFRILTSDSTWFTPANLKKEKPVVIIYFSPDCSHCQRMMYELKPKLNQLKNIQIVMITWSKDYDIRGIREFRRDYDLKKYVNFTLGTEGYTMLVQKYYEVKTTPYIAMYNSAHKWVKAFDKVPKTEDVLASAKALK; from the coding sequence ATGAAACGCATACTGCTTTTATTAATCCTTATCGCTACGGTTAGCTGTATACAAGCACAAAAAGCCGATACGGCTGTGAAGCCAAAACCTATCGCGCCATTCCGTATTTTAACCTCTGATAGCACCTGGTTTACCCCTGCAAACTTAAAAAAGGAGAAACCGGTGGTTATTATTTACTTCTCGCCCGATTGCAGCCACTGCCAGCGGATGATGTATGAGTTAAAGCCCAAACTGAACCAGTTAAAAAATATCCAGATAGTGATGATCACTTGGTCTAAAGATTATGATATCCGTGGCATTCGTGAATTTAGACGTGATTACGACCTGAAAAAATACGTAAACTTTACACTTGGCACCGAAGGCTATACCATGCTGGTGCAAAAATATTACGAAGTTAAAACCACCCCCTATATTGCCATGTATAACAGCGCGCATAAATGGGTGAAAGCATTTGATAAAGTACCCAAAACTGAAGACGTTTTGGCCAGCGCGAAAGCTTTAAAATAA
- a CDS encoding DUF4142 domain-containing protein, giving the protein MKKLIYLMMMCCAAWTVQSCSGTKSSTEAADSANSAKIDTAKKDSSTAGAPAITVNETDSKFAVDAANGGMAEVALSKLAQTKATNAKAKEFASMMITDHTKANDELMALAKSKNITLPATISDDKQKTADDLSKKSGADFDKDYIDKMLDDHKKTVSMFEDESKNAKDPDIKAFVDKTLPTLKMHLQHVQTIKDGMK; this is encoded by the coding sequence ATGAAAAAGCTTATTTATTTAATGATGATGTGTTGCGCTGCCTGGACGGTACAATCATGCAGCGGAACAAAATCCAGTACTGAAGCAGCAGACAGCGCTAATAGTGCTAAAATTGACACTGCTAAAAAAGACAGCAGCACAGCAGGCGCACCAGCCATTACTGTAAACGAAACTGATTCGAAATTTGCTGTGGATGCGGCTAATGGCGGTATGGCCGAAGTTGCCTTATCTAAACTGGCGCAAACAAAAGCTACCAATGCTAAAGCAAAAGAATTTGCCAGCATGATGATAACTGACCATACCAAAGCAAATGATGAACTAATGGCATTAGCTAAAAGCAAAAACATTACCTTACCCGCTACTATAAGCGATGATAAACAAAAAACTGCCGATGATCTTTCAAAAAAATCGGGTGCCGATTTTGACAAAGATTATATAGATAAAATGCTTGATGATCATAAGAAAACCGTCTCTATGTTTGAAGATGAATCTAAAAATGCAAAAGACCCTGACATTAAGGCGTTTGTTGATAAAACGCTACCTACATTGAAAATGCATTTACAGCATGTACAAACCATTAAAGATGGAATGAAATAG
- the gcvH gene encoding glycine cleavage system protein GcvH, with amino-acid sequence MNFPAELKYTKDHEWIRVEGGEAYIGITEFAQRELGDIVYVDITSVGKEVASEDVFGTVEAVKTVSDLFMPVTGTVLEVNSKLDSQPELVNTDPYGDGWMVKVSLANAADVDGLLTADAYQAIVGA; translated from the coding sequence ATGAACTTTCCAGCTGAATTAAAATACACCAAAGACCACGAGTGGATACGCGTTGAAGGCGGCGAAGCATATATTGGCATTACCGAATTTGCGCAGCGCGAATTGGGTGATATTGTTTATGTAGATATCACTTCGGTAGGAAAAGAGGTGGCAAGTGAAGATGTTTTTGGCACTGTAGAGGCTGTTAAAACAGTATCAGACCTGTTTATGCCGGTAACCGGGACCGTACTTGAAGTTAATTCAAAACTTGATAGTCAGCCCGAACTGGTGAACACCGACCCTTATGGCGATGGATGGATGGTAAAGGTTAGCCTGGCAAATGCAGCTGATGTAGACGGTTTACTTACAGCAGATGCCTACCAGGCTATTGTTGGCGCATAA